From Chthonomonas sp., the proteins below share one genomic window:
- a CDS encoding aminodeoxychorismate/anthranilate synthase component II has protein sequence MILVIDNFDSFTYNLVQYLGMAGAEVVVRRNNELSLDQIRAMRPAGIMLSPGPCTPNESGVCQDVASAMLAGDKDLAMPLFGVCLGHQVLGQVSGGTVARAERIMHGKTSQIEHDGAGLFAGVPSPFTAVRYHSLVIRAETLHPDFLISARSLDDGEIMGIRHRHLPIEGVQFHPESVLTEHGMDLVRNFLRMVG, from the coding sequence ATGATTCTCGTCATCGACAACTTCGATAGCTTCACCTACAACCTGGTGCAGTACTTGGGCATGGCCGGCGCCGAGGTGGTGGTGCGCCGCAACAACGAGCTGTCGCTCGACCAGATTCGGGCGATGCGCCCAGCAGGGATCATGCTGAGTCCCGGGCCGTGCACGCCTAACGAATCAGGGGTTTGCCAAGACGTGGCGAGCGCGATGCTCGCGGGCGACAAGGACCTTGCCATGCCGCTTTTTGGCGTGTGCCTGGGCCACCAAGTGCTGGGGCAGGTCAGCGGCGGCACCGTGGCGCGGGCGGAGCGCATCATGCACGGCAAGACCTCGCAGATCGAGCACGATGGCGCGGGCCTGTTCGCGGGCGTGCCGAGCCCGTTTACGGCGGTCCGCTATCACTCGCTGGTGATCCGCGCGGAGACCCTGCATCCCGACTTTCTGATCTCGGCACGGAGCCTCGACGACGGCGAAATCATGGGGATTCGGCATCGGCACTTGCCGATCGAGGGCGTGCAGTTTCACCCCGAATCGGTGTTGACCGAGCACGGCATGGACTTGGTGCGCAACTTCCTGCGCATGGTCGGCTAA